CTCCGCAGATTGGTTCTTCCTTTTTTATCAACGGACTGATCTGCCGCTTTTTAGATACGCTTTCCAATCCGGACTTTTTTCATCTGGCAAGTATTCAGATTGATTACGGAAATGATTTTCTGATCTTTACAAACCTGACACATCTATTAGAAAACAGTGACGGGCGGCTCAGCCGGCATGAACTGTCGGATCTGCTCAGTTACAGCGGCGACTATTTAAACCGGATCACAAAAAAATATACCGGAATGACCTTATTCGAATATGGAACTACGTTTTCTCTCCGTAAAGCAGAATATTATCTTTTAAAAACGGATCTTTCCATATCCGAAATTATTGCACAGCTGAAATTTACAAACAAATCTCATTTTTATAAGCTTTTTTATGCAAAACACCATCTGTCACCAAAAGAATTCCGAGGCAAATACCGTAAAGATTAGATGGAGCAGACGGGACTGGCAACTCATCTGACATGAAACCCATATTCACGTTCTTCCACCGGTATCTGTTTTGCCACGATCCGGTCAATGTTTACATAGGTTCCCTGATTTACCAGAGCAAGCACTTTATCGATCTGTTCTTCTGTTCCCTGCATCTCTAATAATACAGAGCCGTCCGGCTCATTTCTTACCCAGCCGGTCACGCCGAGCATGTTTGCGGCATGCTCCGCCCTGTACCGAAACCCTACGCCCTGGACTGAACCATAAACAGATATCTTTTTCCGGATCATATTGTTGCCCATAATATAAAACATTTCCTTTCATCGCCAACGCTGACATATTGGGTTCAACCAGATTCTTTGCTATTTGATTCCACGCGATCGAATCAACCTCTACCCAATCAGTTCGTACTGCATCAGCTCGTATTTTAACTTACTGCCTTCCATAATCTCTGCAGGAAGCAGCGCACGTGCCACAAGTTTCAGATCATCCGATGTGATATCTGTTCTGCGCAGATTAGCATAATCTCCATCGATAGAAACAACTTCATAAAACCAGGTTTCCATTACTGTAAATCCTCCTCTGTATAATAAGTACCTGACATTTCTGCATTGATCTCGGCAATTTCTTTTTTTCCGTTGATATAATCTGCGTAAATGTCCCACAGATCCATATCTCCACTGTCACCAAGTCCGTCCTCGTCAGGAATCCACTGTCTGATCAGCGCAATACGCTGTTCTTTGGTTGTATTTGCAATACTGTAATCTTTCATTTTGCCTGCTCCTTTTTCTGTTTGTAACCATTATTTTTTATATATTTTCCGTATATCTGCAGTCCGGGAAACCTGTGCATCCCCAGAATTCACCAAATCTTCCGTTTCTTTTTTTCAGGGTGCACCCGCACCGTGGACAGATTTTCATCTCTGTCTGTTTGTTTACGGTTCCTTTTAATTCCTCTGCCATAAGTTCAAATACCTGCTGATTCATCCGGCAGTCAGCGAGGGCACGGTGTGCCCCATTCGTAGAAATGCCATAATGTTCCGCCAGATCACCAAGCCGTCTGTGTTTCCACTCCGGGAAGCATTGCTTCGCAATCGCAAGAGTATCTATGTAATCATTCGTGAGTGTCTGTCCAAAATATTTTTCGCAGTCCCTGTACAAGAATTTCATATCAAAACTTGCAATATTGTGGCCTGCCAACACATCATCCCCAACAAATGCCAAAAATTCCGGTAAAACTTTTTCAAAGGTAAGCGCCTTTTCTACCATTTTATCGGAAATATTATTTACTTTGCTTGCCGCATATGGGATATGTCTGCCTGGATTCACAAGTTCACTGAACTCGTCCACGATTTTTCCATTTCTGACTTTTACTGCGGAAATCTCTATAACCTCATCATAAAGGCTCGATATCCCCGTCGTTTCAAGATCATACAGCACATAATCCGGTACATATTCGTTCCGCTGCTTTCCCTTTTTCTTTCCTAACATCAAAGTTCTCCATTCTGATGATATATATTTCTGCTGTCGTTTTTATCATCTAAAATAATATAAGTTAACCAACAAATGATGGTTTGTTTATGAAATAAATCGCCCGTCCAAATGGTGAGTCGCAGGTTTGTGAATGGCATCTTGCGCAAAGCCGGAGTTAATTTTGGTTCCGTTGTACGAAAAATAAGAAAAGTCTAGGTATGCCTGATTTAGGTTTTCTCAGAGTGACGTGACCGGCAACAACGAGTCATCCGTGGCAGAACATCACTGTGTGTAGACAGGCATACCAAGATTTTCTAATTTTCTCCCAAAGTCACAAAATTAGCTTCGGCTTTGCGCAAGATGCCAGCCTCCAGGTTATGAACACCATTGGGGCGGGCGGTTCATCTCAGAATTGGGGGCGCGGGTGTGGATTATTGATATTCACACGAATAAAAATATGCTTAAATTTCTAATGTGCTGTATCATTAATATTTAGCCTGATGACTTTCCAAAATTTTCAGCTGCTGCATTGTATTACATGAAATTTTTCGTAAATTGCCAGACTAATAACGCAGAATATTTTTTCAAATGTGTATGGCAATAAATATGGGCATAACGGGATACGTTGAGGTTTTTCCAGTATTATCAAACCAATAATAATCTATTAAACATAGTTATTTGGAAATATTTTTTTAAACAGATTCAGACACAAAACACTAAAAATTTACGCCCCAAAGGTTGTAAAATGAGTTCCCCGGCGAAGGGTGTTTCACAACTTAGTGGCTGGCAAATCGCATCAAGCCAGGACTCGTTTTGTGACTTTGGGAGAAAATTAGAAAGTCTTTGTATGCCTGTTCACAATACAGTGTTGTGCTGCCATGGACGGCAGCACAAGTCTTAATGTGCCCGGATGGCACATTTAAGACGCACACGTCACTCCACCACAATATAAATCAGGCATACTTAGACTTTCTTATTTTCGGACAACGGAACAAAACAGTCCCGGCTTGATGCAATTTGCCAATCGTAACCCCCCAGAACCACCCTACACAGGGAAACTCGTATCACCCACAAACCAGTATTTGCCGATCTATTCATAGTATGTAGATATCCAAATTAGCGTACATAATGTACTCTGTTTTCCTCATAGCGGTCTTCCTGCGGTCGCTCCTCCGCCGGATAGCCACATGGAACAAGCGCAAACGGATTTAATCCGGAAGGTATACCAAGCACTTTTCTGACCGCCTCCATACGTCCTGCATCCGGTGAAATTCCCATCCATACAGCGCCAAGTCCCTGTGCATCTGCCTCTAACAACAGATTTTCAACTGCTGCACTTAAGTCAATGTTAAAATATTCTGGTGCGATTCCCTCCGACCGGAAGCATGGAACAAAGATAACCGGTGCCTCCGCTGCACATTTTGCATATGGTGATGCCTCTGAAAGTGCTTTTATGACATCCTGATTCGTTACCACATAAAACTCCCACGGCTGCTGATTGCATGCGGACGGTGCTGCCATCGCTGCCCTTAATAGTTTTTCGATCTTTTCCTGCTCTACATCCTTTGCCTGATATTTTCTCACACTGATTCTGTGAAATATACTGTTCATTCTTATTCCTCCCATCCTTTAAAAATCATATCTGACCACTGCACAGTTTTCCACACCAAATGCAGCATACTCTTCATTTGTCATTTCATAAAAATAGGACTGCACCACCCGCGCAATTCCATTATGTGCCACGAGGATATAAGTCTTGTCGGAAGCAGTCACCTCATCTAACAGATTATAGATACGCTGTGCCAGATGAAGCATCGACTCACCACCCGCGTAACGGTTTATAAACTGTTTTTTAGCCTCTTTAAATTCTTTTCCATCTCTCGGTGTGGACTCATATCTGCCAAAATTCTGCTCTTTCAGCCGCGCTTCCTCCCTTGCAGGAATCCCGGTAATTTCCGAAATGTGAAGTGCTGTATCTTTCGCCCTGATAAGCGGGGAATACAGGATTTCGTCTGCCATGATCCCCTGTTCTAAAATCTTTTTTCCTGTCTCGATCGCCTGTTTATGTCCAAGATCCGTGAGTGCAATATCCGTTGCTCCACAGATCTTATTTTCCACATTCCATATTGTCTGTCCATGGCGGACAAAATAAACCTGTCCCATTTTTATCTCCATTCCTGCGCTGTCCTCCAGCGCATCTTACGTTTGTGCGTAAGCACAAATCTTGTGTATGAAAATGTATTTTTCACATTATATCCATGCATAGTCGCCGCCTGTCACAGCAAGTGAAAGAAGTGTATCCATCCGTTCAACCTCTTCGGCTCCTTTTACAACCTGGATCAATTTCGCACTTTCTGCTGCCACCGGCATTTCCTCATCCGGTCCGACCTCCATATCCGGTTCCTCCCCGCAATAAGGACATACAAGCTGTGGTCCTATCTGTAATGACAAAAACCGGTTTCCGCATTCTTTACATTCATAATATCCGCACATCTGCGTGCCATCCGGTACATAATACATTGTCTGATCCTCCATATCTGCCTACATCTCTTTCGTGGCTTTTTGTATTTCTTCCTCTGTAGCTTTCAAAAGTTTTCTTGCCTGTTCAACGGTTCCTCCGTTTTTAAGATAGTCTTTAATAATTCCAAGACGCCCCTCCGACTGTCCTTCTTTTCTACCCTCTTTGATGCCTTCTTCCAATCCTTCTTCCCTTGCTTCTTCCTTCCAGACCTTTACAGCTTCATCCATATTAAATTCTGTTGCAAACATACCCACTACCTCCGATCCCAAATAAGTTAACTGATCTGTAAGAACTCCTTCTTTGATGCATTCCCGCACTGCGATATCTATCGCCTCTTTCAATTCACTTCCATTTTTACATAAGTGCTTAATTTTATCAACAAAATAACTGTATCCACTTAATAATTTTGTCTGCTGCAATAATTTAGAGTTCTTTCCGTAGTTAATATTATAGACTTTTACTTTCAGATCAATATTAACTTCCACGCCTTCCGGGAACGCATCTGACAAGTGCATTTCCCAGTATTCTTTCTGATTACGGTCTCCATTGTAAAATACCACAAACTCCGGTGCATCCAGTTCTATCCGGCGTTCTTTGTATACGGCATTTGTTGTCATCATCTGATTGTATGTCCTACCCAGATACATCAGAAAACGCAGCGGCATATTTTCATTCAGTGTAGACTGATGTTCCGTCAAAACAATCACACGTTTTTTTCTGACGCGAAATGCCAGATCATTTTTCATCTGTCTTGTAAATACATCTTCAATGGTACAGTCTTCTATCTCGCTTTCATCTGTCAGACAATCATCAAATAATGCATTATACAACTCCAGCATACCCGCTTTTTCTTTGAACAGATACCGGAAAAAAGTATCCTTATACTTTGTATTGGCATACGTTTTGTCTGCAGCGTTACCTGCAGACACCCCATTCATATTTTCACTCATATATTCTTCTCCTGATTGTACGCTAAAATAACCCTATTTACAAATTTAAAATCATGATTCAACATACACCTACCGAAAAATGTAAGTGCAGTTTAACATCATATTTTACATTTGGCAAACAAAAACGTCATTTTGTACAAAAATTTTGAAGTTAAAGTATACAGTGTGCACAAAAATGTGTCATTCAAACTATACAGTATACAAAAATGGGCGATAACACACACCGTTCTGTGTATTTCGCCCGTTACACTCCTTCTTCCGTTTATCCCCATAAATTACACAGGTAAATCAGAAATGTCGGAGACAAAACCCCCTCGTCCATTCCAAGCTGCATAATCTTCATAATTTCCTCATTTCCATGTAAAAACCTCCGAACCACAAATGCTATCATCGCATTTCTTGTTTCCAAATCCACATCATACTTTATAGAATATAAAATCAGCAAGTGGGATGATACCAGATTGCACAATACGCATGCAAGATAATTTTTCAGTAATTTTCTTTCCTTCTGCGGTGCAAAAGCAGTCCGCATCCAATTATAGACAAGCATGTTTTCCCACTGCTGTTCATCTTCCTGTGCCGTCCATTTTTCTCTGGCACAATTCCATTCCTCAAACGTACATTCCCGGTTCAAATGCAATAACTGCCATATCTTATCACAAGTGCCAAATTTATCTGCAAACATTGTTCCAAGGATAATTTTTTCATAGGCATTCACTGTTCCACACAATGACTGAAACTGCTGCTCGCGGTTGACCTCCATATCCTTTATTCCCTCATACATTGCCTGATAAAATGACGGATTAAAAAAGTGCGTTATCTGCGCTTCCACCGCTTTAAAATCCTGCTGTCCTATCTGTGAACTCATTTTTTCTATCGTATAAGCCCCATAAAATTCACGGAACCATAATGGCAGCTCTGTATTCTGTATAAAATCTGTAACTGCTTCCCTTACTGCAAGATTAATTTTCATTACATCATTATATATTGGAATATTTTCCATATTAAGATCAGGATCACTCTCTGATATAAAAGTTAACTTGTCCTTTACTTCAAACAATAACTGCACTGCTTTCGGGCAGCCGAGAAATATATATTTTTCATCCGTATCATATGAACGGACTGTTTCTCTTGGAAATACCACACAGGTACGACATAATTTTTCTGCTCCCTTATCCAATACAATTTTGCACAACTGGTCTTCATCCAGCATCGGGCACATACCATCCGTCTCCCGCAAATTTACTACACTGCCTTGCAGATTTTGATCATATTTTACACATTTTTTTGCAAATCTCCCAATCTCGCCGCCCATCATCCTGTAATCTTTTAATGTTTTCTCATCTATTACGATTGACCATCCCCCACAGCAGGTCAGTGGACACTCTGCTCCCATACAGGAAAACTCATCGTAAAACGTTGCCTTTAACAGGTTCATTTTTAACTCCTTTTCTACGAAAAATGCCCCGGAGCGTAACGCCCCAGGACATCTTTACATTGCATATAATAATTACCGTTTTTCCAGAGATTACTGTAATAAGGAGAGTACACCCTGTGTAGACTGGTTCGCCTGTGCGAGCATAGACTGACCTGCCTGTGCAAGAATGTTGTTCTTGGAGTACTCAACCATCTCTTCTGCCATATCTGTATCGCGGATACGGGACTCTGCAGTCTGGGTATTCTCTGCTGCTGTATCCAGGTTGCTGATGGTGTGCTCCAGACGGTTCTGGATCGCACCCATTTTACCACGCTGTGCAGAAACTTTCTTGATTGCTGCATCAATCGTGGTAGTAGCTTTCTGGGCACCGGACTGTGTGCTTAAGTCTACTTTGTTGCCATCTACGCCAAGTGCTCTTGCACTCATGTCATCGATAGAGAAACTCATGGTCTGACCTTCATTTGCACCAATCTGCAAGGTAATGCCAGCACCAGAAGATACACTGTCATAACCAGCCTGCCCCCACATAGCATCTGTACTTCCAAGACCAGCTCCGGCGGTATCACCCATTGTAATATCGCTCACCGATGATGCGCCAC
The Roseburia rectibacter DNA segment above includes these coding regions:
- a CDS encoding acylphosphatase, giving the protein MGNNMIRKKISVYGSVQGVGFRYRAEHAANMLGVTGWVRNEPDGSVLLEMQGTEEQIDKVLALVNQGTYVNIDRIVAKQIPVEEREYGFHVR
- a CDS encoding chorismate--pyruvate lyase, producing METWFYEVVSIDGDYANLRRTDITSDDLKLVARALLPAEIMEGSKLKYELMQYELIG
- a CDS encoding 3'-5' exonuclease, with protein sequence MLGKKKGKQRNEYVPDYVLYDLETTGISSLYDEVIEISAVKVRNGKIVDEFSELVNPGRHIPYAASKVNNISDKMVEKALTFEKVLPEFLAFVGDDVLAGHNIASFDMKFLYRDCEKYFGQTLTNDYIDTLAIAKQCFPEWKHRRLGDLAEHYGISTNGAHRALADCRMNQQVFELMAEELKGTVNKQTEMKICPRCGCTLKKRNGRFGEFWGCTGFPDCRYTENI
- a CDS encoding nitroreductase family protein: MNSIFHRISVRKYQAKDVEQEKIEKLLRAAMAAPSACNQQPWEFYVVTNQDVIKALSEASPYAKCAAEAPVIFVPCFRSEGIAPEYFNIDLSAAVENLLLEADAQGLGAVWMGISPDAGRMEAVRKVLGIPSGLNPFALVPCGYPAEERPQEDRYEENRVHYVR
- a CDS encoding histidine phosphatase family protein, whose protein sequence is MGQVYFVRHGQTIWNVENKICGATDIALTDLGHKQAIETGKKILEQGIMADEILYSPLIRAKDTALHISEITGIPAREEARLKEQNFGRYESTPRDGKEFKEAKKQFINRYAGGESMLHLAQRIYNLLDEVTASDKTYILVAHNGIARVVQSYFYEMTNEEYAAFGVENCAVVRYDF
- a CDS encoding RpnC/YadD family protein, with the protein product MSENMNGVSAGNAADKTYANTKYKDTFFRYLFKEKAGMLELYNALFDDCLTDESEIEDCTIEDVFTRQMKNDLAFRVRKKRVIVLTEHQSTLNENMPLRFLMYLGRTYNQMMTTNAVYKERRIELDAPEFVVFYNGDRNQKEYWEMHLSDAFPEGVEVNIDLKVKVYNINYGKNSKLLQQTKLLSGYSYFVDKIKHLCKNGSELKEAIDIAVRECIKEGVLTDQLTYLGSEVVGMFATEFNMDEAVKVWKEEAREEGLEEGIKEGRKEGQSEGRLGIIKDYLKNGGTVEQARKLLKATEEEIQKATKEM
- the fliB gene encoding flagellin lysine-N-methylase; translated protein: MNLLKATFYDEFSCMGAECPLTCCGGWSIVIDEKTLKDYRMMGGEIGRFAKKCVKYDQNLQGSVVNLRETDGMCPMLDEDQLCKIVLDKGAEKLCRTCVVFPRETVRSYDTDEKYIFLGCPKAVQLLFEVKDKLTFISESDPDLNMENIPIYNDVMKINLAVREAVTDFIQNTELPLWFREFYGAYTIEKMSSQIGQQDFKAVEAQITHFFNPSFYQAMYEGIKDMEVNREQQFQSLCGTVNAYEKIILGTMFADKFGTCDKIWQLLHLNRECTFEEWNCAREKWTAQEDEQQWENMLVYNWMRTAFAPQKERKLLKNYLACVLCNLVSSHLLILYSIKYDVDLETRNAMIAFVVRRFLHGNEEIMKIMQLGMDEGVLSPTFLIYLCNLWG